Below is a genomic region from Bradyrhizobium sp. 1(2017).
GGTGAAATTGACGAAGCGGCATTTCGGGTCGTCGCGGAGGTACTTGACCACCTCGACGATCCTGGCGGCCTCGACGTCCACCGTGAGCTGGTTGAAGGCCACCGAGTGACCGGTGGCAGCACCCGGAAGCGCGCTAACGATCGTCTGCCCCAGGGCGTCGAGCTTGGCGTCGTCCATGACGTAAAACCTTAGCGTTCGATGGTGCCGGTGCGGCGGATCTTCTTCTGCAGCAGCAGCACGCCGTAGAGCAGCGCTTCCGCCGTGGGCGGGCAGCCCGGCACGTAGATGTCGATCGGCACGATGCGGTCGCAGCCGCGCACGACCGAGTAGGAATAGTGATAGTAGCCACCGCCATTGGCGCAGGAGCCCATCGAGATGACGTAGCGCGGCTCGGGCATCTGGTCGTAGACCTTGCGCAAGGCCGGAGCCATCTTGTTGGTCAGCGTGCCCGCGACGATCATCACGTCGGACTGGCGCGGCGAGGCGCGCGGCGCGAAGCCGAAGCGCTCGACGTCGTAGCGCGGCATCGACACCTGCATCATCTCGACCGCGCAGCAGGCGAGACCGAAGGTCATCCACATCAGGGAGCCGGTGCGCGCCCAGGTGATGAGGTCGTCGGTCGCGGCCACGAAGAAGCCCTTGTCGGACAACTCGGAATTGACCTCGAGGAAGAACGGGTCGTTGGCGCCGACCGGCCTGCCGGTGGACGGATCCAGAATGCCCTTGGGGGCCGGCGCGACGACCGGACCGGCGGACGGTGCAGGGTTCAATCCCATTCGAGTGCTCCCTTCTTCCATTCATAGGCGAACCCGACCGTCAGCACGGCGAGGAACACCACCATGGACCAGAAGCCGGTCGCGCCAAGCTTGCCGAACGCCACGGCCCAGGGAAACAGGAACGCCACCTCGAGATCGAAGATGATGAAGAGGATGGCGACCAGATAGAAGCGGACGTCGAACTTCATGCGGGCGTCGTCGAAGGCGTTGAAACCGCACTCATACGCCGACAGCTTTTCCGGGTCCGGTTGCTGGAACGCCACGATGAAGGGCGCGATCAGCAGCACGAGGCCGATGAGGCCAGCTACCCCTATAAAGACGACGAGTGGAAGAT
It encodes:
- a CDS encoding NuoB/complex I 20 kDa subunit family protein encodes the protein MNPAPSAGPVVAPAPKGILDPSTGRPVGANDPFFLEVNSELSDKGFFVAATDDLITWARTGSLMWMTFGLACCAVEMMQVSMPRYDVERFGFAPRASPRQSDVMIVAGTLTNKMAPALRKVYDQMPEPRYVISMGSCANGGGYYHYSYSVVRGCDRIVPIDIYVPGCPPTAEALLYGVLLLQKKIRRTGTIER
- a CDS encoding NADH-quinone oxidoreductase subunit A — encoded protein: MSGILQNYLPLVVFIGVAGLIGLVLLIAPFIVAFQQPDPEKLSAYECGFNAFDDARMKFDVRFYLVAILFIIFDLEVAFLFPWAVAFGKLGATGFWSMVVFLAVLTVGFAYEWKKGALEWD